From Pseudomonas sp. stari2, a single genomic window includes:
- a CDS encoding MFS transporter: MKSSIAGMNEGTDSVLSSAIAKVKRHVLPLFVIMFIVNYIDRVNIGFVRTHMEHDLGIGAAAYGFGAGLFFIGYALFEVPSNMLLQKVGARIWLTRIMLTWGLVAAGMAFIQNETHFYILRFLLGVAEAGFFPGVIYYFTRWLPGAERGKAIAIFLSGSAVASLISGPLSGLLLQIEGLGLHGWQWMYFIEGMFSVGLCVFVWFWLDAKPHDAKWLTHAEQDALVKAIDDEQKAREATTPIRPSLGKLLKDRQIILFCLIYFFIQLTIYAATFWLPSIIKKMGEMSDFQVGLFNSIPWLLSIIGMYAFASFSAKWKHQQAWVATALLIAAAGMFMSTTGGPIFAFVAICFAALGFKSASSLFWPIPQAYLDARIAAAVIALINSVGNLGGFVAPTTFGLLEQHTGSIQGGLYGLAATSIIAAIIVFAARMTPKSAPDIAVADAAPKHA; this comes from the coding sequence GTGAAATCATCCATTGCCGGGATGAACGAGGGCACCGATTCGGTGCTGTCCTCCGCCATTGCCAAAGTCAAACGCCACGTCCTGCCGCTGTTCGTCATCATGTTCATCGTCAATTACATTGACCGGGTGAACATCGGCTTCGTCCGCACCCACATGGAACATGATCTCGGCATCGGCGCCGCTGCCTATGGGTTCGGTGCCGGTCTGTTCTTCATCGGTTACGCGCTGTTCGAAGTCCCCTCCAACATGCTGCTGCAAAAGGTCGGCGCGCGAATCTGGCTGACCCGCATCATGCTCACCTGGGGACTGGTGGCCGCCGGCATGGCGTTCATCCAGAACGAAACCCACTTCTACATCCTGCGCTTCTTGCTCGGTGTGGCCGAGGCCGGGTTCTTTCCCGGGGTGATCTACTACTTCACCCGCTGGTTGCCGGGGGCCGAGCGCGGCAAGGCGATTGCGATTTTCTTGAGTGGTTCGGCGGTGGCCTCGCTGATTTCCGGCCCGTTGTCCGGCCTGCTGTTGCAGATCGAAGGTCTGGGCCTGCACGGCTGGCAGTGGATGTATTTCATTGAAGGGATGTTCTCGGTCGGCCTCTGCGTGTTCGTCTGGTTCTGGCTCGACGCCAAACCCCACGACGCCAAGTGGCTGACCCACGCCGAGCAGGATGCGCTGGTCAAAGCCATCGACGACGAACAGAAGGCCCGCGAAGCCACGACCCCGATCCGGCCGTCGCTGGGCAAACTGCTCAAGGACCGCCAGATCATTCTGTTCTGCCTGATCTACTTCTTCATTCAATTGACCATCTATGCCGCGACCTTCTGGCTGCCGAGCATCATCAAGAAGATGGGCGAGATGAGCGACTTCCAGGTTGGCCTGTTCAACTCGATTCCATGGCTGCTGTCGATCATCGGCATGTATGCGTTCGCCTCGTTCTCGGCCAAATGGAAACACCAGCAGGCGTGGGTGGCCACCGCATTGCTGATCGCCGCTGCGGGGATGTTCATGTCCACCACCGGCGGGCCGATTTTTGCCTTCGTCGCGATCTGCTTTGCCGCACTGGGTTTCAAATCTGCTTCATCGCTGTTCTGGCCGATTCCGCAGGCCTATCTCGATGCGCGGATCGCCGCTGCCGTGATCGCGCTGATCAACTCGGTGGGCAACCTCGGCGGCTTCGTCGCCCCCACCACTTTCGGCCTGCTGGAACAACACACCGGTTCGATCCAGGGCGGCCTCTATGGTCTGGCCGCGACCTCGATCATCGCCGCGATCATCGTGTTCGCCGCCCGCATGACACCCAAATCCGCACCTGATATCGCCGTGGCCGATGCCGCGCCGAAACACGCTTGA
- a CDS encoding DUF4174 domain-containing protein codes for MLIRSLTLTLLLAIAGPLFAGDNDSPLDVDKGNYRPLIVIASSTVDPVWVSLKKSLEDPANKQGIADRKLKVYTILNMAGQLDGKDLGQQDTMALLRSLKLGAGAYPKVFLMGKDGETKLSAAGDEAKSVDLKKVFDTIDALPAAEKELVAAPPPPAAAEAAPAKGTKNGKPAKPAKPAKPPEMPDD; via the coding sequence ATGCTCATCAGGTCATTGACCCTGACACTCTTGCTGGCGATTGCCGGCCCCTTGTTCGCCGGGGACAACGATTCCCCTCTGGATGTCGACAAAGGAAACTACCGCCCCTTGATCGTCATCGCCAGCAGTACGGTCGACCCGGTCTGGGTGAGCCTGAAAAAGTCCCTTGAGGATCCGGCCAACAAGCAGGGGATCGCTGACCGCAAGCTCAAGGTCTACACCATCCTCAATATGGCCGGACAGCTTGACGGCAAGGATCTTGGTCAACAGGACACCATGGCGTTGCTGCGCTCGCTGAAGCTGGGTGCCGGGGCCTATCCGAAAGTCTTTCTGATGGGCAAGGACGGGGAAACCAAACTGTCGGCCGCCGGGGACGAGGCAAAGTCGGTGGACCTGAAGAAAGTCTTCGACACCATCGATGCATTGCCGGCCGCCGAGAAGGAACTGGTCGCCGCGCCTCCACCTCCAGCGGCCGCCGAGGCGGCACCGGCCAAGGGAACGAAGAACGGCAAACCGGCAAAACCTGCGAAACCCGCCAAGCCGCCGGAAATGCCGGATGATTGA
- a CDS encoding LysR family transcriptional regulator — MIRPQLPLNALRAFEASARHLSFTRAAVELCVTQAAVSHQVKSLEAQLGVILFKRLPRGLMLTGEGETLLPVLTTSFDHIAQMLERLAGGQYREMLTVGAVGTFAVGWLLPRLADFQAKHPLIDLRLSTNNNRVDVAAEGLDYAIRFGAGAWHGIEATRLLEAPLSVLCVPEIARQLHTPGDLLQQRLLRSYRTDEWPDWFYAAGLATHAAPPQSIVFDSSLAMMEAALQGGGVALAPPLMFARQLAADLIRQPFAIEITTGSYWLTRLQSRPETSAMAAFRHWLLEAAQA, encoded by the coding sequence ATGATTCGACCTCAATTGCCGCTGAATGCATTACGCGCTTTCGAAGCTTCTGCGCGTCATTTGAGCTTCACTCGCGCCGCCGTGGAGTTGTGCGTGACCCAGGCCGCCGTCAGCCATCAGGTCAAAAGCCTGGAGGCGCAACTCGGCGTGATCCTGTTCAAACGCCTGCCCCGTGGGCTGATGCTGACCGGCGAGGGCGAAACCCTGCTGCCGGTGCTGACCACGTCGTTCGATCATATCGCGCAGATGCTCGAGCGTCTGGCGGGCGGGCAATATCGGGAAATGCTCACGGTCGGCGCGGTGGGTACTTTCGCCGTGGGTTGGTTGTTGCCGAGGCTGGCGGACTTCCAGGCGAAACATCCGCTCATAGATTTGCGACTGTCGACCAACAACAATCGGGTGGACGTCGCCGCTGAAGGGCTGGATTACGCGATCCGGTTTGGCGCCGGGGCGTGGCACGGTATCGAGGCGACCCGTTTGCTTGAGGCCCCGTTGTCGGTGTTATGCGTCCCGGAAATTGCCCGGCAATTGCACACGCCGGGTGATCTTTTGCAGCAGCGTTTGCTGCGTTCCTATCGCACCGATGAGTGGCCGGACTGGTTTTACGCGGCCGGTCTGGCGACCCATGCCGCGCCGCCCCAGAGCATCGTGTTCGACTCGTCGCTGGCGATGATGGAAGCGGCGTTGCAGGGCGGCGGGGTAGCACTGGCGCCGCCATTAATGTTTGCACGACAACTGGCGGCGGACCTGATCCGCCAACCCTTTGCCATCGAAATCACCACCGGCAGCTACTGGCTGACGCGCTTGCAGTCACGGCCGGAGACGTCGGCGATGGCGGCGTTCAGGCACTGGTTGCTGGAGGCCGCGCAGGCTTAG
- the ampC gene encoding class C beta-lactamase has product MSSINLNKLKSFSAFGLFFSAATCLAAPQTDDQLQALVKATVTPVMQQQDIAGLAVAVTVDGKEHYFNYGVADKSTGQAVNENTLFEIGSVSKTFTATLGAYAQASGKLAFSDKASQHWPELKGSAFDQISLLQLGTYSAGGLPLQFPDAADSSDKMLGYYQQWKPTYPAGSQRLYSNPSIGLFGYLAAKSLGQPFDQVMTETLLPKLGLKHTFLSVPASEQNLYAQGYDKNNKPIRVSPGALDSEAYGVKTSTSDLLQFVQANLDSAKLETPLQKAIALTHTGYYTVGDMTQGLGWERYAYPISLARLLDGNSTPMAMEPHKVKWLTPPQPEPANVLLNKTGSTAGYGAYVAFVPSKNVGIVILANRNYPNGERVKIAHRILGELTR; this is encoded by the coding sequence ATGTCTTCGATCAACCTGAACAAACTCAAGTCTTTCAGCGCTTTCGGACTTTTCTTCAGCGCCGCCACTTGCCTGGCCGCCCCGCAAACCGACGATCAGTTGCAGGCGCTGGTCAAGGCCACTGTGACACCGGTCATGCAGCAACAGGACATCGCGGGGCTGGCCGTGGCCGTGACCGTCGATGGCAAGGAGCATTACTTTAACTACGGGGTCGCCGACAAGAGCACCGGGCAAGCGGTGAATGAAAACACCCTGTTCGAAATCGGCTCGGTGAGCAAAACCTTCACCGCGACCCTCGGCGCCTACGCCCAGGCCAGCGGCAAACTGGCGTTTTCCGACAAGGCCAGTCAGCACTGGCCCGAGCTGAAAGGCAGTGCCTTCGACCAGATCAGCCTGCTGCAACTGGGCACCTACAGCGCCGGCGGCCTGCCGCTGCAATTTCCGGATGCCGCGGATTCTTCCGACAAGATGCTCGGCTATTACCAACAGTGGAAACCGACTTATCCGGCCGGCAGCCAGCGCCTGTATTCCAACCCGAGCATCGGCCTGTTCGGTTATCTGGCAGCAAAAAGCCTCGGCCAGCCGTTCGATCAGGTCATGACCGAAACCCTGCTGCCGAAACTCGGGCTCAAGCACACCTTCCTGTCGGTGCCCGCGTCTGAGCAAAATCTGTATGCCCAAGGCTATGACAAGAACAACAAACCGATTCGAGTCAGCCCCGGCGCCCTCGACTCCGAAGCCTATGGCGTGAAAACCAGCACTTCAGATCTGCTGCAATTCGTCCAGGCCAACCTCGACAGCGCCAAACTTGAAACACCGCTGCAAAAAGCCATCGCCCTCACCCACACCGGCTACTACACCGTCGGCGACATGACCCAGGGACTGGGCTGGGAACGCTACGCCTACCCGATCAGCCTGGCCCGCCTGCTGGACGGCAACTCCACGCCGATGGCCATGGAACCGCACAAGGTCAAATGGCTCACTCCGCCACAGCCGGAACCGGCGAACGTGCTGCTGAACAAGACCGGCTCCACCGCTGGCTACGGCGCGTATGTCGCGTTCGTGCCGTCGAAGAACGTCGGGATCGTGATTCTGGCGAACCGCAACTACCCGAATGGAGAGCGGGTGAAGATTGCGCACAGGATTCTGGGGGAGTTGACCCGGTAA
- the gudD gene encoding glucarate dehydratase: MTAHDIAKAPIITEMQVIPVAGHDGMLLNLSGAHGPFFTRNIVILKDNAGHTGVGEVPGGERIRQTLEDARSLVVGSPIGTYQKILNQVRQTFADRDAGGRGLQTFDLRITIHAVTGLEAALLDLLGQHLDVPVAALLGEGQQRDEVKMLGYLFYVGDRRETDLAYRSEPDADNDWFRVRHEKAMTADAVVRLAEAAHARYGFKDFKLKGGVLSGDAEIEAVTALAERFPDARITLDPNGAWSLKEAIRLCRDQHHVLAYAEDPCGAENGYSGREVMAEFRRATGLKTATNMIATDWREMGHAIQLQSVDIPLADPHFWTMQGSVRVAQMCHEWGLTWGSHSNNHFDISLAMFTHVAAAAPGDITAIDTHWIWQDGQRLTKAPLQIVDGCVQVPKKPGLGVELDMDQVSKAHELYKGMGLGARDDSVAMQFLIPGWTFDNKRPCLVR, translated from the coding sequence ATGACCGCACACGACATCGCCAAAGCCCCGATCATCACCGAGATGCAAGTCATCCCGGTGGCCGGCCACGACGGTATGCTGCTCAACCTGAGCGGCGCCCACGGGCCGTTTTTCACCCGCAACATCGTCATTCTCAAGGACAACGCCGGCCACACCGGCGTCGGTGAAGTACCCGGCGGCGAGCGTATCCGCCAGACCCTTGAAGACGCCCGCAGCCTGGTGGTCGGCAGCCCGATCGGCACGTATCAGAAGATCCTCAATCAGGTGCGCCAGACTTTCGCCGACCGCGACGCCGGCGGCCGTGGCCTGCAGACGTTCGACCTGCGCATCACCATTCACGCGGTCACCGGGCTGGAAGCCGCCCTGCTCGACCTGCTCGGCCAGCACCTCGACGTGCCGGTGGCCGCATTGCTCGGCGAAGGCCAGCAACGCGACGAAGTGAAGATGCTCGGTTATCTGTTCTACGTGGGCGATCGCCGGGAAACCGACCTCGCCTACCGCAGCGAACCGGATGCCGACAACGACTGGTTCCGCGTGCGTCACGAAAAAGCCATGACTGCCGACGCCGTGGTGCGTCTGGCGGAGGCGGCCCATGCGCGTTACGGCTTCAAGGACTTCAAGCTCAAGGGTGGCGTGCTCAGCGGCGATGCCGAAATCGAAGCGGTGACGGCACTGGCCGAGCGCTTCCCCGACGCCCGCATCACCCTCGATCCGAACGGCGCGTGGTCACTGAAAGAAGCGATCCGTCTGTGCCGCGACCAGCATCATGTGCTGGCCTACGCCGAAGACCCGTGCGGTGCGGAAAACGGTTATTCAGGACGTGAAGTGATGGCTGAATTCCGTCGCGCCACCGGCCTGAAAACCGCCACCAACATGATCGCCACCGACTGGCGCGAAATGGGCCACGCAATCCAGTTGCAGTCGGTAGACATCCCGCTGGCCGACCCGCATTTCTGGACCATGCAGGGCTCGGTGCGGGTGGCGCAGATGTGCCACGAATGGGGCCTGACGTGGGGTTCGCACTCCAACAATCACTTCGACATTTCCCTGGCGATGTTCACCCACGTCGCGGCCGCGGCGCCGGGCGACATCACTGCCATCGACACCCACTGGATCTGGCAGGACGGCCAGCGTCTGACCAAGGCACCGCTGCAAATCGTCGACGGCTGCGTGCAGGTGCCGAAGAAACCGGGGCTGGGGGTGGAGCTGGACATGGACCAGGTGTCCAAGGCCCACGAACTCTATAAAGGCATGGGGCTGGGCGCACGGGATGACAGCGTGGCGATGCAGTTTCTGATTCCGGGCTGGACGTTCGATAACAAGCGGCCGTGCCTGGTGCGCTAA